A genome region from Patescibacteria group bacterium includes the following:
- a CDS encoding UDP-N-acetylmuramoyl-L-alanine--D-glutamate ligase codes for MKKIFKNKKVTVMGLGLLGGGVGVAKFFCQQGTEVLVTDLKTKKELKESIQKLKGLPIKYILGKHRQEDFINTNLVIKNPGVLRDSFYLKIAKKHKIPIKNDVSIFFDLCPAPIIGVTGTKGKSTVATLIYLLLKKKYPNTILAGNIGVSPLEILSKITKKSKVVLELSSFGLEDLKKSPKVAVITTIFPDHLNRYKNFRKYVAAKKSIFKYQKKNDILVLNYNNPETRKLSKEAHSKVLFFRNSNISAAIAVAKLFKIPKKDIKKVLSNFKGVPNRQELIATKKGVKYINDTTATTPQSVILAIRTFKQRFPNSGIILIAGGLDKNLNYKNLAKEIKRNVNALILLPGTASKKIKKGLEKFDKIYLVKSMRGAVKKAVSLAQKGDIVLLSPGAASFNLFKNEFDRGEQYKKNVKILISNDK; via the coding sequence ATGAAAAAAATATTTAAAAATAAAAAGGTGACTGTGATGGGATTGGGATTGCTTGGTGGAGGAGTAGGAGTAGCTAAATTTTTTTGTCAGCAAGGAACAGAGGTTTTAGTGACAGATTTAAAGACAAAAAAAGAATTAAAAGAATCTATTCAGAAACTTAAAGGATTGCCCATAAAATATATTCTTGGTAAACATAGACAAGAGGATTTTATTAATACTAATTTGGTTATTAAAAATCCTGGCGTACTAAGAGATTCCTTTTATCTTAAAATTGCCAAAAAACATAAAATCCCTATAAAGAATGATGTCAGTATATTTTTTGATTTATGTCCGGCTCCAATTATTGGAGTTACTGGTACCAAGGGGAAATCAACTGTTGCTACCCTTATATATCTGCTTCTAAAGAAAAAATATCCGAATACAATTTTAGCAGGCAATATCGGAGTTTCACCCCTGGAGATTTTGTCAAAGATAACCAAAAAGAGCAAAGTTGTTTTAGAGCTTTCCAGTTTTGGGCTTGAGGATTTGAAAAAGAGCCCAAAAGTTGCTGTTATTACTACTATTTTCCCAGACCATTTGAATAGGTATAAGAATTTTAGGAAGTATGTTGCAGCTAAAAAGTCAATTTTTAAATATCAAAAGAAAAATGATATTTTGGTTTTAAATTATAATAATCCTGAGACGAGGAAATTATCTAAAGAAGCTCATTCTAAAGTTTTATTTTTCAGGAATTCCAATATTTCAGCTGCTATTGCTGTTGCTAAACTATTCAAAATTCCTAAAAAAGATATTAAAAAAGTTCTTTCTAACTTTAAAGGTGTTCCTAACAGGCAAGAACTAATTGCTACAAAAAAAGGAGTGAAATATATTAACGATACCACCGCCACCACCCCTCAATCGGTAATATTAGCAATTAGAACTTTTAAACAGAGATTTCCTAATTCAGGAATTATTCTTATTGCTGGTGGTTTGGATAAAAATTTGAATTATAAAAATTTAGCAAAGGAAATTAAAAGGAACGTAAATGCTTTAATTTTATTACCAGGTACAGCTTCTAAGAAAATTAAAAAAGGATTGGAAAAATTTGATAAAATTTACCTTGTTAAATCAATGAGAGGAGCAGTAAAAAAAGCGGTAAGTTTAGCTCAAAAAGGTGATATTGTTTTGCTTTCTCCGGGAGCAGCGAGTTTTAATTTGTTCAAAAATGAATTTGACAGAGGAGAACAATATAAAAAGAATGTCAAAATCCTAATTTCCAATGACAAATGA
- a CDS encoding FtsW/RodA/SpoVE family cell cycle protein, translating to MKIKKHHFDYILAIVVAILVILGILVLASVSATFSQEKFGRTTYYLFHQMIYGLALGIVLGFIAFKIKLSILKKWAWLFILINLIFMVLVFIPGLGIVAGGAPRWMNLGFVSFQPSEFLKLTFIFYLSAWLASRTKKKSFKKTKKELKFTLIPFLIIVGIITILLTKQSDISTLGIIILVAALMYFSASTPLWHSILIILISLGGFLALVKIAPYRMMRFRVLLGLVKDPMGMGYQIKQALIAIGSGGILGLGLGMSSQQFGFIPQTMSDSIFAIFAEETGFIGSLILIFLFLVLFWRGFRISKRSPDKFSQLFAIGISSWICIQAFINIGAMIGILPLTGIPLPFISYGGSHLVAELIGIGILLNISKARRK from the coding sequence ATGAAAATAAAAAAACATCATTTTGATTATATCTTAGCCATTGTGGTGGCCATTTTAGTAATTTTGGGGATTTTAGTTTTGGCTAGTGTTTCCGCTACTTTTTCTCAGGAAAAATTTGGTCGCACAACTTATTATCTTTTTCATCAAATGATTTATGGATTAGCTCTTGGAATTGTATTAGGATTTATTGCTTTTAAGATAAAATTATCAATTTTAAAGAAATGGGCCTGGCTCTTTATTCTAATAAATCTAATCTTTATGGTTTTGGTTTTTATCCCGGGATTGGGTATTGTTGCTGGTGGAGCGCCTCGCTGGATGAATTTGGGCTTTGTTTCTTTTCAGCCTTCTGAGTTTTTAAAGCTTACTTTTATTTTTTATCTTTCTGCTTGGCTGGCCAGTCGAACTAAAAAGAAATCATTTAAAAAAACTAAAAAAGAGCTGAAATTTACTCTAATTCCTTTTCTTATAATTGTAGGAATTATTACTATTCTTTTAACCAAGCAATCGGATATTAGCACCTTAGGGATAATCATTTTAGTTGCCGCCTTAATGTATTTTTCAGCAAGCACTCCTTTATGGCATAGTATTTTGATAATTTTAATCAGCTTAGGGGGCTTTTTAGCTTTGGTAAAAATTGCTCCTTACAGGATGATGAGATTCCGGGTTCTTTTAGGATTAGTAAAAGACCCAATGGGAATGGGCTATCAAATAAAACAAGCTTTGATTGCTATTGGCTCAGGAGGAATTTTAGGATTGGGTCTGGGGATGTCTAGTCAACAATTTGGATTCATTCCCCAAACAATGTCAGATTCAATCTTTGCCATATTTGCCGAAGAAACAGGTTTTATCGGCTCTTTAATTTTGATTTTTCTTTTTTTAGTTTTGTTTTGGCGAGGATTTAGGATTTCCAAAAGATCTCCGGATAAATTTTCTCAACTTTTTGCTATAGGCATAAGTTCTTGGATTTGCATTCAGGCCTTTATTAATATAGGGGCGATGATTGGCATTTTGCCATTAACCGGTATCCCTTTGCCTTTTATTAGTTACGGCGGTTCCCATCTGGTTGCTGAATTGATAGGTATAGGGATACTGCTTAATATTTCAAAAGCGAGAAGAAAATGA
- the murG gene encoding undecaprenyldiphospho-muramoylpentapeptide beta-N-acetylglucosaminyltransferase: protein MKILFTGGGTAGHIFPIIAIVREIREKYPHGGFEFYYVGPKDKFAANLLSKEEIEVKRILAGKIRRYFSFKNIIDIFKFPIGFLQAFYHIFVISPDVIFSKGGYGSIATSISGRILMVPIFLHESDISPGLANRIVSKFALEIFISFPIQKTEYFPAKKMLSVGNPVRKEILDGSKKEAKKLLKLTGEKPVILILGGSQGAQRINNKILSILPNVLKDYEIIHQTGRRNFEQVRKEAEIVITKELKKYYHPFPFLNEEELSHAYQAADLIISRAGAGTIFEIAAVERPSILVPLPESAQNHQVKNAYTFAENGATLIIEEANFTPHFVLERIKYLFSQPQKLKEMAERAKEFSRPEATRIIAEYIVTYLSQ from the coding sequence ATGAAAATTTTATTTACCGGCGGAGGAACTGCTGGTCATATTTTTCCAATAATTGCTATTGTCAGGGAAATAAGAGAAAAATATCCTCACGGAGGTTTTGAATTTTATTATGTTGGTCCAAAAGATAAATTTGCGGCCAATCTTCTTTCCAAAGAAGAAATTGAAGTAAAGAGAATTTTAGCTGGAAAAATTAGAAGATATTTTTCTTTCAAGAATATTATTGATATCTTTAAATTTCCGATTGGATTTCTTCAGGCTTTTTATCACATTTTTGTCATTTCCCCAGATGTTATTTTCAGTAAAGGAGGGTATGGATCAATAGCTACTTCTATTTCTGGTCGGATTTTGATGGTTCCAATCTTTTTACATGAATCAGATATTTCACCCGGTTTGGCTAACAGAATAGTAAGCAAGTTTGCTTTAGAGATTTTTATCTCTTTTCCTATCCAGAAGACAGAATACTTTCCAGCCAAGAAAATGCTTTCAGTTGGCAATCCTGTAAGAAAAGAGATTTTAGATGGTTCTAAAAAAGAAGCTAAAAAATTATTGAAATTAACGGGAGAAAAACCAGTAATTCTAATTTTGGGTGGTTCTCAGGGTGCTCAAAGAATAAATAATAAAATATTGTCAATCTTGCCTAATGTTTTAAAAGATTATGAAATAATTCATCAAACAGGCAGGAGAAACTTTGAGCAGGTAAGAAAGGAAGCAGAAATTGTGATAACTAAGGAGTTAAAAAAATATTATCATCCTTTTCCCTTTTTGAATGAAGAGGAACTGTCTCACGCCTATCAGGCAGCTGATTTAATTATTAGCAGGGCAGGAGCGGGAACTATTTTTGAGATTGCCGCTGTGGAAAGGCCAAGCATTTTAGTTCCCTTACCAGAGTCAGCTCAAAATCACCAAGTAAAAAATGCTTATACTTTTGCCGAAAATGGTGCTACCTTGATAATAGAAGAGGCAAATTTCACACCGCATTTTGTTTTAGAAAGAATAAAATATTTATTTTCTCAACCTCAAAAATTAAAAGAAATGGCAGAAAGAGCAAAAGAATTTTCCCGACCAGAAGCGACCAGAATAATCGCCGAGTATATCGTAACCTATTTAAGTCAGTAA
- the lysS gene encoding lysine--tRNA ligase, producing the protein MATIDEIRKNRIKKLKAIESAGVLAYPGKTKKSHTCEQALEEFGKLSRAKKEIVLAGRIISLREHGGLVFCHIEDGSGKIQILFKKDRLGEKNYEFFLNNFDIGDFIEVRGTLFKTKKGEKTLEAADYKILAKSLLPLPEKWHGLKDVEERYRKRYLDLVFNKKVKEKFKLRSKIIKEIREFLEKQGFLQVETPILQPIYGGAKARPFKTYLNALDLDLYLRISPELYLKRLLIGGFEKVYEIGKCFRNEGIDKAHNPDFTMLEFYWAYTDYKELMKFTEKMFSTLIKNLFGSLKIKYEGKEIDFKPPWPRVEFDQLIKKYTKINLDEIHLQALKKEAKKLGIEPKGGKAEIADDIYKKICRSKIWQPCFVIHHPAGAFPLAKSLHKNPTKTANFQLVIADIELINAFSELNDSTEQKKRFEEQEKIFKAGFEEAQRMDEDFIEALEYGMPPAAGFGMGIDRLTALLTDSHALREVILFPTMRPK; encoded by the coding sequence ATGGCGACGATTGATGAGATTCGGAAAAATAGGATAAAAAAACTTAAGGCGATTGAAAGTGCTGGGGTTTTGGCTTATCCCGGGAAGACCAAAAAGAGCCATACTTGCGAGCAGGCGCTTGAGGAATTTGGTAAGCTTTCCCGAGCGAAAAAAGAAATAGTTTTAGCAGGCAGGATTATTTCTTTAAGGGAGCACGGCGGTCTTGTTTTTTGTCATATTGAAGATGGCTCTGGCAAGATTCAAATATTATTTAAAAAAGATAGATTAGGAGAAAAAAATTATGAGTTTTTCTTGAATAATTTTGATATCGGAGATTTTATTGAAGTCAGAGGAACTTTATTTAAAACAAAAAAAGGCGAAAAGACGCTTGAGGCAGCTGATTATAAGATTTTAGCTAAATCCCTTTTGCCTCTGCCAGAAAAATGGCATGGTTTAAAAGATGTTGAAGAAAGATATCGTAAAAGATATTTGGACTTAGTTTTTAATAAAAAAGTTAAAGAGAAATTTAAACTTCGTTCAAAGATTATTAAAGAGATAAGGGAATTTTTAGAAAAACAAGGATTTCTGCAGGTGGAAACTCCGATTTTACAACCAATTTATGGGGGAGCAAAAGCCAGACCATTTAAAACTTATCTAAATGCTTTAGATCTTGATTTATATCTAAGAATTTCTCCTGAACTTTATTTAAAACGGCTTTTAATCGGTGGATTTGAAAAGGTCTATGAAATCGGAAAATGTTTTAGAAACGAGGGAATAGATAAAGCCCATAATCCCGACTTCACAATGCTGGAGTTTTACTGGGCATATACTGATTACAAGGAATTGATGAAATTTACCGAGAAAATGTTTTCTACTTTGATTAAGAATTTGTTTGGCAGCTTAAAGATTAAATATGAAGGAAAGGAAATAGATTTTAAACCGCCTTGGCCCAGAGTTGAGTTTGACCAGCTTATCAAAAAGTATACTAAAATTAATTTGGATGAGATTCATCTTCAAGCTCTTAAAAAAGAAGCTAAAAAATTAGGAATTGAACCAAAAGGAGGGAAGGCCGAGATTGCTGATGATATTTATAAAAAAATCTGTCGTTCTAAAATCTGGCAGCCCTGTTTTGTAATTCACCATCCTGCAGGCGCTTTTCCTTTGGCAAAGTCGCTTCATAAAAATCCTACAAAAACTGCAAATTTTCAATTAGTAATAGCTGATATTGAATTGATTAATGCTTTTTCTGAGCTTAATGATTCTACAGAACAAAAGAAAAGATTTGAAGAGCAGGAAAAGATTTTTAAAGCTGGTTTTGAAGAAGCCCAGAGAATGGATGAGGACTTTATTGAGGCATTAGAGTATGGTATGCCTCCAGCTGCTGGTTTTGGGATGGGAATTGACCGTCTTACAGCTTTGCTAACAGATTCCCATGCCCTTAGAGAAGTAATTTTGTTTCCTACGATGCGTCCAAAATAA
- the serS gene encoding serine--tRNA ligase produces the protein MLDIKFIRENPEKVKEACKNKQVKIDVGRLLKIDKEKRGIQTELEKIFAQKNKASKEISKAKDKKEKQKIISEMQKIDKKGDKLKESLKKIDKEFEILMYQVPNIPLDDVPVGKDEKDNVVIRKVGKKTKFNFKPKDYLEIAEKYDLIDVKRAAKVSGTRFGYLKNEAALLEFALINFTFENLIKKGFIPVVPPVMMKSEKIRGMGYLEQADIEEAYYLPKDDLFLAGTAEQPIGTMHADEIFEEKNLPKRYLAFSSCFRREAGSYGKDTKGILRVHQFDKMEMFSFCKPENSIKEYKFLLEIEEKLIQLLKIPYRVLQICTGDLARPSAATYDIEVWIPSQNRYRETHSTSSCTDFQARRLNIRYRDKNNKLKFVHTLNGTAFAIGRTLIAIIENYQQKDGSIRVPEVLQKYVGFKVIK, from the coding sequence ATGCTAGATATTAAGTTTATCAGAGAAAATCCAGAAAAAGTTAAAGAGGCCTGTAAAAATAAACAGGTTAAGATTGATGTTGGCCGGCTTTTAAAGATTGACAAAGAAAAAAGAGGAATCCAAACAGAGTTAGAAAAAATCTTTGCCCAAAAAAACAAAGCCAGCAAAGAAATTAGTAAAGCAAAAGATAAAAAAGAAAAGCAAAAGATTATTTCAGAAATGCAGAAAATAGATAAAAAGGGCGATAAATTAAAAGAGAGTTTGAAAAAGATTGATAAAGAGTTTGAGATATTGATGTATCAAGTTCCAAATATACCTTTAGATGATGTGCCAGTTGGTAAAGACGAAAAGGATAATGTTGTGATACGGAAAGTGGGGAAGAAAACAAAATTCAATTTTAAGCCCAAAGATTATTTAGAAATTGCTGAAAAGTATGATCTGATTGATGTAAAAAGGGCAGCAAAAGTATCTGGAACTCGCTTTGGTTATTTAAAAAATGAAGCAGCTTTACTTGAATTTGCTTTGATAAATTTTACTTTTGAAAACTTAATAAAAAAAGGTTTTATTCCAGTTGTTCCTCCAGTAATGATGAAATCAGAGAAGATAAGAGGAATGGGATATTTAGAGCAAGCTGATATAGAAGAAGCATATTATCTTCCCAAAGACGATTTATTTTTAGCAGGTACTGCTGAACAACCAATTGGGACGATGCATGCAGATGAAATTTTTGAAGAAAAAAATCTTCCAAAAAGATATCTTGCTTTTTCTTCTTGTTTTCGCAGAGAAGCTGGTTCCTATGGAAAAGATACCAAGGGAATATTGAGAGTTCATCAATTTGATAAAATGGAGATGTTCAGTTTTTGTAAACCTGAGAATTCAATAAAAGAATATAAATTTCTTTTAGAAATAGAAGAAAAACTAATACAGCTTTTAAAAATTCCTTACCGAGTCCTACAAATTTGCACAGGAGACTTGGCAAGACCATCAGCCGCTACTTATGATATTGAAGTTTGGATTCCCTCCCAAAATCGTTATCGAGAAACACACTCCACCTCAAGTTGCACTGACTTTCAGGCCAGGAGATTAAATATTAGATATCGGGATAAAAATAATAAATTGAAGTTTGTTCATACTTTAAATGGCACTGCTTTTGCAATAGGAAGAACATTAATTGCTATTATTGAGAATTACCAGCAAAAAGATGGAAGTATAAGAGTGCCTGAGGTTCTTCAAAAATATGTAGGATTTAAGGTCATAAAATAA
- a CDS encoding alpha/beta hydrolase — MTIKGLKINYKTLGEGKPLLILHGWGSRSDNWQRVGELLAQKGIKVIIPDLPGFGRSQKPSIAWGLDEYCEFLQELVEFLNLERFYLLGHSFGGALAVKYSLKFPEKIEKLFLVNAACFRRKTPKKRFLYILSKIFPSCFLSSSLLRRAFYRFIVKSDYPSVNGLMKEIYLKIIKQDLSDILSQVQVSTTIIWGEKDNITPIKDAHLINKKIKDSKLEIISNVNHDLNLKNPEELSKTIIKNL; from the coding sequence ATGACAATAAAGGGGTTAAAAATTAATTACAAAACTTTAGGAGAGGGAAAACCTCTCTTAATTTTACATGGCTGGGGTTCAAGAAGTGATAACTGGCAAAGAGTAGGGGAGTTATTAGCTCAAAAAGGAATAAAAGTCATTATTCCTGATTTGCCTGGTTTTGGAAGAAGCCAGAAACCTTCAATAGCTTGGGGCTTGGATGAGTATTGTGAGTTTCTGCAAGAACTGGTAGAGTTTTTAAATTTAGAAAGATTTTACCTTTTAGGTCATTCTTTTGGAGGTGCTTTGGCAGTAAAATATAGTTTGAAATTTCCAGAAAAAATAGAAAAATTGTTTTTAGTAAACGCTGCCTGTTTTAGAAGAAAGACGCCTAAAAAAAGATTTCTCTATATCCTTTCTAAAATTTTCCCATCTTGTTTTTTGTCTTCTTCTTTATTAAGGCGAGCTTTTTATAGATTCATTGTTAAAAGCGATTACCCGTCTGTTAATGGTTTAATGAAAGAAATCTATTTGAAAATAATAAAGCAAGATCTTTCAGATATTCTGTCTCAAGTTCAAGTTTCAACAACAATCATTTGGGGAGAAAAAGATAATATTACACCAATAAAAGATGCTCATTTAATTAATAAAAAAATTAAAGATTCAAAATTAGAAATCATTTCCAATGTTAATCACGATCTTAATTTAAAAAACCCAGAAGAATTATCCAAAACAATAATTAAAAATCTATGA
- a CDS encoding aminotransferase class I/II-fold pyridoxal phosphate-dependent enzyme encodes MFKICQYFKPISISLSPNTEKDDIWLALKLVFQCWKWKKGKAIEELENQFKQYLGVKYAFAFNSGRTSLMAILKVLDLEPRSEVLLQAFTCNAAVNPVIWSGLEPVYVDCDEDNFNIDIEDLKRKITPKSKVLMVQHTFGLPAEMVKILELAKQNNLILIEDCAHSLGAEHYNQKIGTFGKAAFFSFSRDKVISSVYGGMVVTNDDNLAKGIKEFQEETGYPSRFWIFQQLLHPILMNFLILPTYKILLGKIILILCQWFRILSKAVHWKEKRGKKPSYFPKRMPNALALLALNQFKKLEKFHDHRRKLAAFYYNELKISSFEVPKTLSSKSLDFGGRKHSFLRFTIKHPAAHKIIEKAWQRNILIGDWYTTPIAPADTKLNKVKYKIGSCPKAEKLAKQTLNLPTHINISQKHAQKITDFLKRY; translated from the coding sequence ATGTTTAAAATTTGTCAATACTTTAAGCCAATTTCCATATCTTTGTCGCCGAATACTGAAAAAGATGATATTTGGTTGGCTTTGAAATTGGTTTTTCAATGCTGGAAGTGGAAAAAAGGTAAAGCGATTGAAGAGCTGGAGAATCAATTTAAACAATACTTAGGCGTGAAATATGCTTTTGCTTTTAATAGTGGAAGAACTTCTTTAATGGCTATTTTGAAAGTGCTTGATTTGGAGCCGAGAAGTGAAGTTTTGCTTCAAGCATTTACTTGCAATGCTGCTGTAAATCCAGTTATTTGGTCAGGATTAGAACCAGTTTATGTTGATTGTGACGAAGATAATTTTAATATTGATATAGAAGATTTAAAAAGAAAAATCACTCCAAAGAGTAAAGTGCTGATGGTTCAACATACTTTTGGTCTGCCAGCTGAAATGGTTAAGATTTTAGAGCTCGCAAAACAAAATAATTTAATCTTAATTGAAGATTGCGCTCATTCTTTAGGAGCTGAGCATTATAACCAAAAAATTGGAACTTTTGGCAAAGCTGCCTTTTTCAGCTTTTCCCGGGATAAGGTAATTTCTTCTGTTTATGGCGGTATGGTAGTAACCAATGATGATAATTTAGCTAAAGGAATTAAAGAATTTCAAGAGGAAACTGGTTATCCTTCCCGTTTTTGGATTTTCCAACAACTCTTACACCCAATTTTAATGAATTTTTTAATTTTACCGACTTATAAAATTTTATTGGGGAAGATTATTTTAATTTTATGCCAGTGGTTTCGTATTTTATCAAAAGCTGTCCATTGGAAAGAAAAACGAGGCAAAAAACCTTCTTATTTTCCAAAAAGAATGCCCAATGCTTTGGCTTTGCTTGCCTTAAATCAATTTAAAAAATTAGAGAAATTTCACGATCATCGTCGGAAGCTGGCTGCTTTTTATTATAATGAATTAAAAATTAGTTCTTTTGAAGTGCCAAAGACCTTGTCTTCAAAATCCTTAGATTTTGGAGGAAGAAAACATAGTTTTTTGCGTTTTACCATAAAACATCCGGCAGCTCATAAAATAATTGAAAAGGCCTGGCAGAGAAACATTTTAATAGGGGATTGGTACACAACTCCAATTGCTCCTGCCGATACAAAGTTAAATAAGGTAAAGTATAAAATAGGTAGTTGTCCTAAAGCAGAAAAATTAGCCAAGCAAACCTTAAATCTACCCACCCACATTAACATTTCTCAGAAACACGCCCAGAAAATAACAGATTTTTTGAAGAGATACTAA
- a CDS encoding peptidoglycan bridge formation glycyltransferase FemA/FemB family protein: MNLKEINNKENWESFLLRCKEKTFLDSWNWGEFQKREGNKIWRLGIYDNEQRTMNSEQLIGVALVIKVKAKRGTFLFVPHGPVTEPKIEIQKLGILETLTNKLKEIAKQEKAHFIRIASIWEKSKQNSDFFEHLGFMPAPIHIHPEATWELDIKPSEQELLMNMRKTARYLIRQAQKNADIEIVKTQNIEDLKKFNEIYYSTAIRHKFVPFSLKYIQNQFSSFLPDDQILIFLGKYKNEVVSSAIILFWQNIGFYHHGASLSKYNKIPVSYLLQWEAIKEAKKRECQRYNFWGIAPDDNKNHPWAGLSLFKKGFGGYRKDYVQTQDLPLSKVYALITRPFEKIRKIKRRL; encoded by the coding sequence ATGAATTTAAAAGAAATAAATAATAAAGAAAATTGGGAAAGTTTTTTATTAAGATGTAAAGAGAAAACTTTTTTAGATTCTTGGAATTGGGGAGAATTTCAGAAGAGAGAAGGTAATAAGATTTGGCGATTGGGAATATATGATAATGAACAGCGAACAATGAACAGCGAACAATTAATTGGTGTTGCTTTGGTTATAAAAGTAAAAGCTAAAAGAGGAACGTTTTTGTTTGTCCCTCACGGGCCAGTCACAGAACCAAAAATTGAAATTCAAAAATTAGGAATTTTAGAAACTTTAACTAATAAATTGAAAGAAATTGCTAAACAGGAAAAAGCGCATTTTATTAGAATTGCTTCGATTTGGGAAAAAAGCAAACAAAATAGTGATTTTTTTGAACACTTAGGATTTATGCCAGCTCCTATTCATATTCATCCCGAAGCAACATGGGAATTAGATATTAAGCCGTCAGAACAAGAACTTTTGATGAATATGAGGAAGACCGCTCGTTATTTAATTCGTCAGGCTCAAAAAAATGCAGACATTGAAATAGTAAAGACGCAAAATATTGAGGACTTGAAAAAGTTTAATGAAATTTATTACTCCACAGCAATACGCCATAAGTTTGTGCCTTTTTCTTTAAAATATATTCAGAATCAATTTTCCTCTTTTTTGCCAGATGATCAGATTTTGATCTTTTTAGGAAAATACAAGAATGAAGTTGTTTCTTCAGCTATTATTCTTTTTTGGCAAAATATCGGGTTTTATCATCATGGAGCTTCTTTATCAAAGTACAATAAAATTCCAGTTTCATATCTTTTGCAATGGGAGGCGATAAAAGAAGCTAAAAAACGAGAATGCCAGAGATATAATTTCTGGGGTATTGCCCCTGATGATAATAAAAACCATCCCTGGGCCGGTTTAAGCCTGTTTAAGAAGGGTTTCGGAGGCTATAGAAAGGATTATGTTCAAACTCAGGATTTGCCTCTTTCAAAGGTGTATGCTTTAATAACGCGTCCATTTGAAAAAATAAGGAAAATCAAGCGCAGGCTATAG
- a CDS encoding FtsQ-type POTRA domain-containing protein produces MKYKYKKSYRTRKKRSVFNVFKNKFFWLGLLFFIILSGLTYLFIFSSVFQIKEIKISGNIKVSFEELRNNIAGQVDKRIIFFNTKSIFLANLKEINKMLLEKFPQIAKVDLDREFPSSLLAQIEERKPVAVFCFTHPSFEEQNLGGQEDYFFIDKEGIIFEKVSVIDPQILKIKKSTLVVDLKLGKEIIGKEQLDQILKINSKLKDDLKIPIEGILTISKKRINAKTSEGWEIYFNPERDLEWQLTELSILLKERIPPEKRRNIEYIDLRFEKIYIYPETYLQ; encoded by the coding sequence ATGAAATATAAATACAAAAAATCATATCGGACTAGAAAGAAAAGGTCTGTTTTTAATGTCTTTAAGAATAAGTTTTTTTGGCTAGGTCTCTTATTTTTTATTATCTTATCAGGTTTAACCTATCTTTTTATCTTTTCTTCTGTTTTTCAGATAAAAGAAATTAAAATTTCAGGAAATATAAAAGTATCATTTGAAGAGCTTAGAAACAATATCGCTGGGCAAGTTGATAAAAGGATAATTTTTTTTAATACAAAAAGTATTTTTCTGGCCAATTTGAAGGAGATAAATAAAATGCTTTTAGAAAAATTTCCTCAGATTGCGAAAGTAGATTTAGATAGAGAATTTCCAAGTAGTTTATTAGCTCAGATTGAAGAAAGGAAACCAGTGGCTGTTTTTTGTTTTACCCACCCAAGTTTTGAGGAACAAAATTTGGGCGGGCAAGAAGATTACTTTTTCATTGACAAAGAGGGAATAATTTTTGAAAAGGTTTCTGTGATAGACCCACAAATACTAAAAATAAAAAAATCCACATTAGTTGTAGATTTAAAGTTAGGGAAAGAAATTATTGGAAAGGAGCAATTAGACCAGATTTTAAAAATTAATTCTAAATTAAAAGATGATTTAAAGATTCCAATTGAAGGGATTTTAACGATATCTAAAAAGAGAATAAATGCTAAAACTTCAGAGGGCTGGGAGATTTATTTTAACCCGGAAAGAGATTTAGAATGGCAATTGACTGAACTTAGTATTCTTTTAAAAGAAAGAATTCCTCCTGAAAAAAGGAGAAATATTGAATACATTGATCTAAGGTTTGAAAAAATTTATATTTATCCTGAAACTTATTTGCAGTAG